One part of the Pogoniulus pusillus isolate bPogPus1 chromosome 8, bPogPus1.pri, whole genome shotgun sequence genome encodes these proteins:
- the RABGGTB gene encoding geranylgeranyl transferase type-2 subunit beta isoform X1: MGTPQKDVVIKPDAPSTLLSEKHAEYIASYGTKKDDYEYCMSEYLRMSGIYWGLTAMDLIGQLHRMNKEEILEFIKSCQHECGGISPSTGHDPHLLYTLSAVQILTLYDSLHVVDVNKIVEYIQNLQKEDGSFAGDKWGEIDTRFSFCAAATLALLGRLDAINVEKAVEYVLSCMNFDGGFGCRPGSESHAGQIYCCTGFLAITDQLHQINVDLLGWWLCERQLPSGGLNGRPEKLPDVCYSWWVLASLKMIGRLHWIDGEKLRCFILACQDEETGGFADRPGDMVDPFHTLFGIAGLSLLGEEQIKAVNPVFCMPEEVLQRINVQPELVS; the protein is encoded by the exons ATG GGGACACCGCAAAAGGATGTTGTAATAAAACCCGATGCTCCAAGCACGTTGCTTTCGGAGAAGCATGCGGAATATATAGCTTCCTATGGGACGAAGAAAGACGATTAT GAATATTGCATGTCAGAGTATTTGAGGATGAGTGGTATCTACTGGGGCCTGACAGCAATGGACCTCATAGGGCAGCTGCACCGAATGAACAAAGAGGAAATTCTAGAGTTCATCAAATCCTGTCAACACGAATGTGGTGGGATAAGCCCCAGCACCGGTCACGATCCTCATCTCCTGTATACTCTCAGTGCTGTCCAG aTTCTTACTCTGTATGACAGTCTACATGTTGTTGATGTAAATAAAATTGTTGAATATATACAGAACTTGCAAAAAGAAGATGGATCATTTGCTGGAGACAAATGGG GAGAGATAGATACAAGGttctccttctgtgctgctgcaactCTTGCACTTCTG GGGAGACTGGATGCCATTAATGTGGAGAAAGCAGTAGAATATGTTTTGTCCTGTATGAACTTTGATGGAGGATTTGGTTGTAGACCAGGTTCTGAATCACATGCAGGACAG ATCTATTGTTGCACAGGATTTCTGGCTATAACAGACCAATTGCATCAAATAAATGTTGACTTGCTGGGTTGGTGGCTTTGTGAACGTCAGTTACCTTCTGGAGGTCTCAACGGACGACCAGAGAAG TTGCCTGATGTATGTTACTCATGGTGGGTGCTAGCATCTTTGAAGATGATTGGTAGGTTACACTGGATTGATGGAGAGAAACTGCGCTGCTTTATTTTGGCTTGCCAGGATGAGGAGACTGGAGGATTTGCTGACAGACCAGGAGATATG gtggaTCCATTTCATACCTTATTTGGAATTGCTGGACTGTCTTTGTTAGGAGAAGAACAAATTAAGGCTGTGAATCCTGTGTTTTGCATGCCAGAGGAAGTCCTTCAGAGAATAAATGTACAGCCTGAGCTGGTGAGCTAA
- the RABGGTB gene encoding geranylgeranyl transferase type-2 subunit beta isoform X2, which yields MSEYLRMSGIYWGLTAMDLIGQLHRMNKEEILEFIKSCQHECGGISPSTGHDPHLLYTLSAVQILTLYDSLHVVDVNKIVEYIQNLQKEDGSFAGDKWGEIDTRFSFCAAATLALLGRLDAINVEKAVEYVLSCMNFDGGFGCRPGSESHAGQIYCCTGFLAITDQLHQINVDLLGWWLCERQLPSGGLNGRPEKLPDVCYSWWVLASLKMIGRLHWIDGEKLRCFILACQDEETGGFADRPGDMVDPFHTLFGIAGLSLLGEEQIKAVNPVFCMPEEVLQRINVQPELVTFASATSFHLRKHC from the exons ATGTCAGAGTATTTGAGGATGAGTGGTATCTACTGGGGCCTGACAGCAATGGACCTCATAGGGCAGCTGCACCGAATGAACAAAGAGGAAATTCTAGAGTTCATCAAATCCTGTCAACACGAATGTGGTGGGATAAGCCCCAGCACCGGTCACGATCCTCATCTCCTGTATACTCTCAGTGCTGTCCAG aTTCTTACTCTGTATGACAGTCTACATGTTGTTGATGTAAATAAAATTGTTGAATATATACAGAACTTGCAAAAAGAAGATGGATCATTTGCTGGAGACAAATGGG GAGAGATAGATACAAGGttctccttctgtgctgctgcaactCTTGCACTTCTG GGGAGACTGGATGCCATTAATGTGGAGAAAGCAGTAGAATATGTTTTGTCCTGTATGAACTTTGATGGAGGATTTGGTTGTAGACCAGGTTCTGAATCACATGCAGGACAG ATCTATTGTTGCACAGGATTTCTGGCTATAACAGACCAATTGCATCAAATAAATGTTGACTTGCTGGGTTGGTGGCTTTGTGAACGTCAGTTACCTTCTGGAGGTCTCAACGGACGACCAGAGAAG TTGCCTGATGTATGTTACTCATGGTGGGTGCTAGCATCTTTGAAGATGATTGGTAGGTTACACTGGATTGATGGAGAGAAACTGCGCTGCTTTATTTTGGCTTGCCAGGATGAGGAGACTGGAGGATTTGCTGACAGACCAGGAGATATG gtggaTCCATTTCATACCTTATTTGGAATTGCTGGACTGTCTTTGTTAGGAGAAGAACAAATTAAGGCTGTGAATCCTGTGTTTTGCATGCCAGAGGAAGTCCTTCAGAGAATAAATGTACAGCCTGAGCTG GTTACCTTTGCAAGTGCCACTTCTTTTCATCTAAGGAAACATTGCTGA